One genomic region from Terriglobales bacterium encodes:
- a CDS encoding proline dehydrogenase family protein: MLRTFFIWLSENRRLRSFAENSSLAQPMARRFVAGTTVDDAIAAVKELNARGMTVSIDNLGENVTNSEEARASAQLYHQILDQIHARQLQANISLKLTHMGLDVDENLARELVCSLIAHATRIGNFVRVDMEGSPYTQLTLDFVHEMHRVPGNVRHIGAVIQSYLFRSEKDVEELLADGIRIRLCKGAYKEPPAIAFQKKADVDANYVKLMQLLLKSGIYHGIATHDERIIEVTKRFARQENISPTAFEFQMLHGIRRDLQERLVREGWRMRVYIPFGTEWYPYFMRRLAERPANAFFIARNLFRR, translated from the coding sequence GTGCTGAGGACATTCTTCATCTGGCTCTCTGAAAATCGCCGCCTGCGCTCCTTTGCCGAAAACTCCTCCCTGGCACAGCCCATGGCCAGGCGCTTCGTCGCCGGCACCACCGTGGACGATGCCATTGCCGCGGTAAAGGAACTGAATGCTCGCGGCATGACTGTCAGCATCGACAATCTGGGCGAGAATGTCACCAACTCGGAAGAAGCACGGGCCAGCGCCCAGCTTTATCACCAGATCCTCGATCAGATCCATGCCCGGCAATTACAAGCCAACATCAGCCTGAAGCTCACCCACATGGGGCTGGATGTGGACGAGAACCTGGCGCGTGAGTTGGTCTGCAGCCTGATCGCGCACGCTACCCGCATTGGCAACTTCGTCCGCGTGGACATGGAGGGCTCTCCCTATACTCAGCTCACCCTCGATTTCGTTCACGAAATGCATCGCGTCCCCGGAAATGTCAGGCACATTGGCGCTGTCATCCAGAGCTACCTCTTTCGCAGTGAAAAAGATGTGGAGGAGCTATTAGCAGACGGCATCCGCATCCGCCTGTGCAAGGGCGCCTATAAGGAGCCACCGGCGATCGCTTTCCAGAAGAAAGCCGACGTTGACGCCAATTACGTGAAGTTGATGCAGCTGCTGCTCAAAAGCGGCATCTATCACGGAATTGCCACCCACGACGAGCGCATCATTGAAGTCACTAAGCGCTTTGCCCGGCAGGAAAACATTTCGCCTACCGCTTTTGAGTTCCAGATGCTGCACGGAATTCGGCGCGACCTGCAGGAGCGGCTGGTGCGCGAGGGTTGGCGAATGCGGGTTTACATTCCCTTCGGCACCGAATGGTATCCCTACTTCATGCGCCGGTTGGCAGAGCGCCCAGCCAACGCCTTCTTCATCGCTCGGAATCTATTCCGGCGTTAG
- a CDS encoding alpha/beta fold hydrolase, translating to MPKVKANNITFNYDQQGAGEPLVLIPYTSADHACYAFQVTEYAKHFTCISLDLRGTGETDKTEGAYSTEALADDVAAFMQALGLQSAHISGLSLGAAIGMSLAAKHPEKVKSLSLHGGWPKTDGFLKPIAESWQVLAKALNNVAEMAILAIFPWCFTPEL from the coding sequence ATGCCTAAGGTGAAGGCAAACAACATCACGTTTAACTATGACCAACAAGGAGCTGGCGAGCCCCTCGTTCTCATCCCTTATACCTCCGCCGATCATGCCTGCTACGCGTTTCAAGTGACGGAATACGCCAAGCACTTCACCTGCATCTCCCTCGACCTCCGCGGGACAGGTGAAACGGACAAAACCGAAGGCGCCTACTCCACCGAGGCTCTCGCCGACGATGTTGCCGCTTTCATGCAAGCCCTGGGATTGCAGAGCGCGCACATCTCCGGCCTATCACTCGGTGCGGCCATAGGCATGTCGCTGGCCGCGAAGCATCCGGAAAAGGTCAAATCACTTTCGCTCCATGGCGGCTGGCCGAAAACCGACGGGTTCCTCAAGCCGATCGCGGAAAGCTGGCAGGTGCTGGCCAAGGCACTGAACAATGTTGCGGAAATGGCGATTCTGGCGATCTTTCCCTGGTGCTTTACGCCCGAGCT